From Variovorax sp. PMC12, the proteins below share one genomic window:
- a CDS encoding zinc-dependent peptidase, with translation MFKWLRRLRALPPIPDAAWQAVLMRYAFLADRPAADLQRLRALTAEFLRDKEFHGARNFSITNEVALAIAAQAVLPVLHLKGGLAWYDDFVGIVVHRSEVVARRKVVDDAQVVHEYNEVVAGEAMDRGPVMLSWDDVLASSITSDRGYNVVIHEFAHKIDMRNGDANGCPPLPAGFAGKRSAREARAAWMAVMKPAYEDFREKTILAERFGAEPPWLDAYGATSISEFFAVACEAYFVNRPNFSRDFPEVLAIFDEFFLPKRPQSQA, from the coding sequence CCCGATGCCGCATGGCAGGCGGTGCTCATGCGCTACGCCTTCCTCGCCGATCGCCCCGCCGCCGACCTGCAAAGGCTGCGCGCCCTCACCGCCGAGTTCCTGCGCGACAAGGAATTCCACGGCGCCCGCAACTTCAGCATCACCAATGAGGTGGCGCTGGCCATCGCCGCGCAGGCCGTGCTGCCGGTGCTGCATCTCAAGGGCGGCCTGGCCTGGTACGACGACTTCGTCGGCATCGTGGTGCACCGCTCCGAGGTCGTGGCCCGCCGCAAGGTGGTCGACGACGCGCAGGTCGTGCACGAGTACAACGAAGTCGTGGCCGGCGAGGCCATGGACCGCGGCCCCGTCATGCTGAGCTGGGACGACGTGCTCGCGAGCAGCATCACCTCGGACCGCGGCTACAACGTCGTGATCCACGAGTTCGCCCACAAGATCGACATGCGCAACGGCGACGCCAACGGCTGCCCGCCGCTGCCCGCCGGCTTTGCCGGCAAGCGCAGTGCGCGCGAGGCCCGCGCGGCGTGGATGGCCGTGATGAAGCCCGCCTACGAAGACTTCCGCGAAAAAACCATCCTGGCCGAACGCTTCGGCGCCGAGCCACCCTGGCTCGACGCCTACGGGGCGACATCGATCAGCGAGTTCTTCGCGGTCGCCTGCGAGGCCTATTTCGTGAACCGCCCGAATTTCAGCCGGGACTTCCCCGAAGTGCTCGCGATCTTCGATGAATTCTTTCTGCCTAAAAGGCCCCAATCCCAAGCCTGA